Proteins encoded by one window of Tunturibacter psychrotolerans:
- a CDS encoding DUF5666 domain-containing protein, with protein sequence MASSTANDQLSAFTTTLLSLTLTNQAGKTVNVLTSPVSEEFIHLNGHVEPIATVSIPQDTYVSASATYGGATNVCSAQYPGTSNTDYFISEANETINLPNSITVDGTAMGLLLDLKVDPYPGQCPTAAEFPSAPPVTSAFDLTPLTIAAQPTNSTNGLALGLEGTISSVGSGATELSVNGLVTSQTPPTWQVSLNSSTVLQGISGASQLAAGVPVDMDVALQQDGSLVATRVSAISTETTNLTVAGGPLTLVSNTTPVADLIGQAQQGYLPTGLGGFGYVNFDNSQFQTSGQYKNLTSLPFTPTFNSATVVPGQAVTVTTQATANLPDPLYFPLTAMVLRPQTINGTVTSISNQGSFTEYTVTLQPYDLFPEFAVQPGQTTLLTNPNTVVVYADNNTQMLNKASLAAGSIFRFYGLVFNDNGTLRMDCAQINDGVTE encoded by the coding sequence TTGGCGTCGAGCACGGCGAACGACCAACTATCGGCGTTTACTACGACGCTCTTGAGTCTGACCTTAACGAACCAGGCGGGCAAGACAGTTAATGTGCTCACCTCGCCGGTTAGCGAAGAGTTCATCCACCTGAATGGCCATGTCGAGCCGATCGCCACGGTAAGCATTCCACAGGACACTTACGTCTCTGCCAGCGCAACCTACGGCGGCGCCACCAACGTTTGCAGTGCACAGTACCCCGGAACCAGTAACACCGACTATTTTATAAGCGAAGCCAACGAAACCATCAACCTGCCTAATTCCATCACGGTGGACGGCACGGCCATGGGGCTGCTTCTTGACCTAAAGGTGGACCCCTACCCCGGGCAATGTCCAACTGCGGCAGAATTTCCATCTGCTCCGCCGGTCACGTCAGCTTTCGACCTCACTCCTTTGACTATCGCTGCACAACCAACTAACAGCACAAACGGGTTGGCCCTCGGACTTGAAGGGACGATTAGCTCGGTCGGCTCAGGCGCGACCGAGCTTTCGGTCAACGGCCTCGTGACCAGCCAGACACCGCCAACGTGGCAAGTCAGCCTCAATAGCAGCACCGTCCTTCAGGGAATCTCGGGGGCATCCCAGCTTGCCGCGGGAGTGCCCGTAGATATGGACGTGGCTCTTCAACAGGATGGCTCGCTCGTGGCTACGCGGGTTTCGGCAATCAGTACGGAAACGACAAATCTCACGGTAGCCGGCGGACCGTTGACACTAGTCTCCAACACCACACCGGTCGCGGATCTCATTGGGCAGGCGCAACAAGGCTACCTGCCCACAGGCCTCGGCGGATTTGGCTATGTCAATTTCGACAACTCACAGTTCCAGACGTCAGGCCAATACAAAAATCTTACGTCCCTTCCCTTTACGCCCACTTTCAACTCCGCGACTGTTGTACCGGGTCAGGCCGTGACGGTAACCACACAGGCGACAGCCAACTTACCCGACCCTCTATATTTCCCACTGACCGCCATGGTGCTGCGGCCGCAAACAATCAACGGCACGGTCACTTCGATCTCCAATCAGGGCAGCTTTACCGAATACACGGTGACGCTCCAACCATACGACCTGTTCCCCGAATTCGCGGTGCAGCCGGGACAAACGACGCTGCTGACGAATCCAAACACGGTTGTGGTCTACGCCGACAACAACACGCAGATGCTCAATAAGGCTTCGCTCGCCGCGGGCAGTATCTTTCGCTTTTACGGGTTGGTGTTCAACGACAACGGCACCCTCCGCATGGACTGCGCGCAGATCAATGACGGAGTTACGGAATAG
- a CDS encoding DoxX family membrane protein, translated as MKIAVLIARILLGLVFFVFGLNNFFHFMPNPPIPGDAGVLAGIMFAHGWLTFHGILYTIAGILLLIGRYVPIGLVILGPILVNVLLFHLTLTGGAGIGPGVVCALLEIFLIWAYWPAFEGIFTPDGRRA; from the coding sequence ATGAAAATAGCTGTTCTGATCGCCCGCATCCTGCTTGGACTCGTCTTCTTCGTTTTTGGGCTCAATAACTTCTTCCACTTCATGCCCAATCCGCCGATACCCGGCGACGCGGGCGTCCTCGCCGGCATCATGTTCGCGCATGGATGGTTGACCTTCCACGGAATCCTCTACACCATCGCCGGAATCCTGTTGCTCATCGGCCGCTACGTCCCTATCGGACTCGTCATCCTGGGTCCCATCCTGGTCAACGTCCTGCTCTTCCACCTGACCCTGACCGGAGGCGCAGGAATCGGACCCGGCGTCGTCTGCGCTCTTCTCGAGATCTTCCTCATCTGGGCCTACTGGCCAGCCTTCGAAGGAATCTTCACTCCGGACGGTCGCCGAGCATAA
- a CDS encoding SDR family NAD(P)-dependent oxidoreductase, translating into MLNNGNSGVAMSLAGKVALITGGSRGIGAATVRMFRRAGAKVVFNYRSAAEQAEALVAECDGSEVCLAVQQTLATPEDGEALVRAAVAAFGRVDCAILNHGVWPAHDAPISEMTSEQWRTTLGTNLDSVFGVVRAAVAQMKTQPQVGSARGHIVLISSTAGQRGEAFHADYAATKGALISLTKSLSTELIGEGIYCNCVAPGWVATEATAGVLSDPEVSKKLLSLIPLGRPADVDEIAAPVLFLCTPFAGFISGEIFNVNGGAVLAG; encoded by the coding sequence ATGCTGAATAACGGTAACTCTGGTGTTGCGATGTCGCTGGCTGGTAAGGTTGCCCTGATTACGGGCGGTTCGCGCGGGATTGGAGCGGCGACGGTTCGGATGTTTCGTCGGGCGGGGGCCAAGGTGGTGTTCAACTACCGCTCTGCGGCGGAGCAGGCTGAGGCGCTGGTGGCGGAGTGCGATGGGAGTGAGGTGTGTCTTGCGGTTCAGCAGACGCTTGCCACCCCTGAGGATGGTGAGGCGCTGGTGCGCGCTGCTGTAGCGGCGTTCGGGCGAGTTGACTGCGCGATTTTGAATCATGGAGTGTGGCCGGCGCATGACGCGCCTATCTCGGAGATGACGAGCGAGCAGTGGCGGACTACGCTGGGTACGAATCTGGATAGCGTGTTTGGTGTGGTGCGGGCTGCGGTGGCGCAGATGAAGACCCAGCCGCAGGTGGGCTCGGCGCGGGGGCACATTGTTTTGATTAGTTCGACTGCGGGGCAGCGCGGGGAGGCTTTTCATGCGGACTATGCGGCGACGAAGGGTGCGCTGATCAGCCTGACGAAGAGCCTGTCGACTGAGTTGATTGGTGAGGGGATCTATTGCAACTGCGTTGCGCCCGGGTGGGTCGCTACGGAGGCAACTGCGGGGGTGCTGAGCGATCCTGAGGTTTCGAAGAAGCTGCTGTCTCTGATTCCGCTGGGGCGTCCGGCGGATGTGGATGAGATTGCGGCTCCTGTACTGTTTCTCTGCACACCCTTCGCTGGGTTTATCTCTGGCGAGATCTTTAATGTGAACGGCGGCGCAGTGCTGGCCGGATGA
- a CDS encoding PLP-dependent cysteine synthase family protein translates to MKRKFANILETVGNTPVVRINKLAPAGVDLFVKVEAFNPLGSVKDRLALGVIEDAERTGALKPGQTVIEATSGNTGIGLAMVCAQKGYPLVVVMSETFSVERRKLMRFLGAKVVLTPAAERGLGMVKKTNELAEKHGWFRTRQFENEANADMHSRTTAQEILRDFEGDRLDYWVTGFGTGGTLKGVARVLAEKRPETKIVVCEPEVAAMISSGAAQPRNADGTPSAGHPAWTPHPQQGWSPDFISSLTQDAIDSHRISQVLRVENAEAMRWSKELALKEGIFVGITSGATFAGALRVCAEAPKGSAVLCMLPDTGERYLSTPLFADIAVDMTPEELEIARSTPGAQLQPAG, encoded by the coding sequence ATGAAACGGAAGTTTGCGAATATTCTCGAGACCGTTGGAAATACGCCTGTGGTGCGGATTAATAAGCTGGCGCCGGCGGGAGTGGATCTGTTTGTTAAGGTTGAAGCGTTCAACCCGTTGGGGTCGGTGAAGGACCGGCTGGCGCTGGGTGTGATCGAGGACGCTGAGCGGACGGGGGCGTTGAAGCCGGGGCAGACGGTGATCGAGGCGACGAGCGGGAATACGGGCATCGGGCTGGCGATGGTGTGCGCGCAGAAGGGGTATCCGCTGGTGGTGGTGATGTCGGAGACGTTCAGCGTTGAACGGCGAAAGCTGATGAGGTTTCTGGGTGCGAAGGTGGTGCTGACTCCGGCTGCGGAACGGGGGTTGGGGATGGTGAAGAAGACGAATGAGCTGGCGGAGAAGCATGGCTGGTTTCGGACGCGGCAATTTGAGAATGAGGCGAATGCGGATATGCACTCGCGTACGACGGCACAGGAGATTCTGAGGGATTTCGAGGGCGACCGGCTGGATTATTGGGTGACTGGGTTTGGCACGGGGGGAACGCTGAAGGGCGTGGCGCGCGTGTTGGCGGAGAAGAGGCCGGAGACGAAGATTGTGGTGTGCGAGCCGGAGGTGGCAGCGATGATCTCGAGTGGGGCTGCGCAGCCGCGGAATGCGGATGGAACTCCGTCGGCGGGGCACCCGGCTTGGACTCCGCACCCGCAGCAGGGGTGGAGCCCGGATTTTATTTCGAGCCTTACACAGGATGCGATCGATTCGCATCGCATCAGCCAGGTGCTGCGAGTGGAGAACGCTGAGGCGATGCGGTGGAGCAAGGAGCTGGCTCTGAAAGAGGGGATCTTCGTGGGGATTACTTCTGGGGCGACCTTTGCAGGGGCGCTGCGGGTGTGTGCAGAGGCGCCGAAGGGGTCGGCCGTGCTGTGCATGCTGCCGGATACGGGGGAGCGGTATTTGAGCACGCCGCTGTTTGCGGATATCGCGGTGGATATGACGCCGGAGGAGCTGGAGATTGCTCGGTCCACTCCTGGGGCGCAGCTTCAACCGGCGGGGTGA
- the fabZ gene encoding 3-hydroxyacyl-ACP dehydratase FabZ, producing the protein MSETTTDQIADEQPAQRTTMDILEIMSLLPHRYPFLLIDRVVEMERKQRIVAIKNVTINEPHFQGHFPDYPIMPGVLMVEAIAQTGGALLLNEIPDRDSKLMVFTGIENARFRRPVVPGDQLRIEVTVLQWRSRAVKMLGNITVDGKLVCDATVMCQVVPRVVKKATTEAPSE; encoded by the coding sequence ATGAGCGAGACTACGACCGATCAGATTGCCGACGAACAACCTGCGCAGCGCACTACGATGGACATCCTCGAGATTATGTCCCTGCTGCCGCACCGCTACCCCTTTTTGTTGATCGACCGCGTGGTCGAGATGGAGCGGAAGCAGCGCATTGTCGCGATCAAGAATGTGACGATCAACGAGCCGCATTTTCAGGGGCACTTTCCTGACTACCCGATTATGCCTGGTGTGTTGATGGTGGAGGCGATTGCGCAGACGGGCGGAGCGTTGCTACTGAATGAGATTCCTGATCGCGACTCGAAGCTGATGGTGTTTACGGGGATTGAGAATGCACGGTTTCGCCGGCCGGTGGTGCCGGGGGATCAGCTTCGCATTGAGGTGACGGTGCTGCAGTGGAGAAGCCGCGCGGTGAAGATGCTGGGGAATATCACTGTGGATGGGAAGCTGGTTTGCGATGCCACGGTGATGTGCCAAGTGGTTCCGCGGGTTGTGAAGAAAGCGACGACCGAGGCACCGTCAGAGTGA
- the lpxA gene encoding acyl-ACP--UDP-N-acetylglucosamine O-acyltransferase — protein MSIHPTAIVAAGAKIPASCMVGPYCTVGPDVALGEECELVSHVVLDGHLTMGRRNRIFSFACVGISPQDLKYAGEPTAVEIGDDNTIREYVTISRGTKGGGGVTRVGNDCLIMAYTHIGHDSTIGTGCILANAATLAGHVTVEDYASVGALCPVHQFCRIGKYAYIGGGTTITQDVLPYSLTSIERNNHAYGLNKVGLERKGFTPEQLKELRAAYRTLIASKLNISDALAAIRKTIASGGAGEHVVYLADFIASSERGIIK, from the coding sequence GTGAGCATTCATCCCACAGCGATCGTTGCGGCGGGGGCGAAGATTCCTGCGAGCTGTATGGTGGGACCTTACTGCACGGTGGGGCCTGATGTCGCGCTCGGGGAAGAGTGCGAGCTGGTTTCGCATGTGGTGCTTGACGGGCATCTGACGATGGGCCGGCGGAACCGAATCTTTTCGTTTGCGTGCGTCGGGATTTCGCCACAGGATCTGAAGTATGCAGGGGAGCCAACCGCTGTTGAGATCGGCGATGACAATACCATTCGCGAGTATGTGACGATTTCGCGTGGGACCAAGGGCGGCGGAGGAGTGACGAGGGTGGGGAATGACTGCCTGATCATGGCCTATACCCACATTGGACACGACTCGACGATTGGGACAGGGTGCATTCTTGCGAATGCTGCCACGCTGGCGGGCCATGTGACGGTTGAGGATTACGCGAGCGTGGGCGCACTTTGTCCGGTGCACCAGTTCTGTCGTATCGGCAAGTACGCTTATATTGGCGGCGGAACGACGATTACGCAGGATGTACTTCCCTATTCGTTGACCTCGATTGAGCGGAACAATCACGCTTACGGGCTGAATAAAGTGGGTCTGGAGCGGAAGGGCTTCACGCCGGAACAGTTGAAGGAGCTGCGCGCAGCGTATCGCACGCTGATCGCGTCGAAACTTAACATTTCCGATGCGCTGGCGGCGATTCGCAAGACGATCGCTTCCGGCGGCGCGGGCGAACACGTCGTTTACCTCGCCGACTTTATTGCAAGCAGCGAGCGAGGCATCATCAAATAG
- a CDS encoding Gfo/Idh/MocA family protein — protein MISSVPARLLFAASLFVAGFSSVDAQAQTAAPVRVAIVGLVHGHVQGFLHNLAAHPEIALVGISDPDAALRQKYIAKTHLSGDLFFATEAEMLKKTQPQAILVYTSIAGHRAAIEEAAPLHIAAMVEKPLATTVEDALAIQALSERYNVPVLTNYETTWYNSNTAAVKMLEEGKIGDLRKLVVHDGHEGPKEIHVDPEFFDWLTDPKLNGAGAMFDFGCYGADLATWIMHGELPTTVTAVALQLKPQIYPNVDDDSTIVLTYPHAQAILQGSWNWPFARKDMEVYGATGYVDTLYEDAGPGVKLRMRLTGEKAEHVETAPALTAPQNDSLNYLAAVLGGSLKPQHDLTSLDTNIVVVRILDAARRSAQTGKTIYLAREVAAAK, from the coding sequence ATGATCTCGTCGGTTCCGGCTCGTCTTCTCTTCGCTGCTTCCCTTTTTGTGGCAGGCTTTTCTTCTGTGGACGCACAAGCTCAGACGGCTGCTCCTGTGCGTGTCGCCATTGTTGGGCTGGTTCATGGCCATGTCCAAGGCTTTCTACATAATCTTGCCGCGCATCCTGAGATTGCTCTGGTGGGCATCTCTGACCCTGATGCCGCGCTGCGCCAAAAATATATCGCGAAGACACACCTGTCGGGGGACCTGTTCTTTGCGACTGAAGCAGAGATGCTGAAGAAGACGCAGCCGCAGGCGATCCTTGTCTACACGTCGATTGCGGGCCATCGAGCCGCTATTGAAGAGGCTGCGCCTCTGCACATAGCCGCCATGGTGGAGAAGCCGCTGGCGACTACGGTTGAAGATGCACTTGCCATCCAGGCGCTTTCGGAGAGGTACAACGTTCCCGTTCTGACGAACTACGAGACGACCTGGTACAACTCGAATACCGCAGCGGTAAAGATGCTGGAAGAGGGGAAGATCGGCGATTTGCGCAAGCTAGTCGTTCACGACGGGCACGAGGGACCCAAGGAGATTCATGTCGATCCTGAGTTTTTCGACTGGCTGACTGACCCAAAACTGAACGGCGCTGGTGCGATGTTTGATTTTGGCTGCTATGGGGCCGATCTTGCGACATGGATCATGCATGGGGAGCTTCCGACGACTGTAACTGCGGTCGCGTTGCAGTTGAAGCCGCAGATTTATCCGAATGTGGATGACGACAGCACGATCGTCCTCACTTATCCGCACGCGCAGGCGATTCTTCAGGGTTCGTGGAACTGGCCGTTTGCGCGGAAGGATATGGAGGTCTATGGTGCCACAGGCTATGTCGATACGCTTTATGAGGATGCCGGGCCGGGTGTAAAGCTTCGCATGCGTCTGACTGGAGAAAAAGCTGAGCATGTTGAGACAGCGCCTGCGCTGACGGCGCCGCAGAATGATTCGCTGAACTATCTTGCTGCTGTTCTTGGCGGGAGCCTGAAGCCGCAGCATGATCTGACGTCGCTCGATACCAACATCGTGGTGGTTCGCATACTCGATGCGGCGCGGCGCTCTGCTCAGACGGGAAAGACGATCTACCTTGCTCGCGAAGTCGCGGCAGCGAAGTAG
- a CDS encoding LpxI family protein gives MSGQDQVEKLGLIAGNGRFPFLLLDAARANGLQVVVAAINEETDPEMNDRAAADSGIRVHWLSLGELSKLIDTLRGEGITRAVMAGQVKHKQIFSSIRPDWRLAKLLLSLRTRNTDMLLGAIAKVLGDEGIELISSTQYLEPLLAKAGVLTRRQPDGEELKDIAYGRTVAQAIATYDLGQTVVVAAQACVAVEAMEGTDATISRAGELFRTLDSGGETTLRRALTVVKVAKPNQDMRFDVPVVGVATIEAMKAAGATCLAVEAERTLMFDPEAILKTADEAGISIIAK, from the coding sequence ATGAGCGGACAAGATCAAGTCGAAAAGCTTGGACTCATTGCTGGGAACGGGCGCTTTCCGTTTCTTTTGCTGGATGCTGCGCGTGCGAATGGCTTGCAGGTTGTCGTTGCGGCGATCAATGAAGAGACCGATCCCGAGATGAACGATCGCGCGGCGGCGGATTCTGGTATTCGCGTTCACTGGCTGTCGCTGGGCGAGTTGTCGAAGCTGATCGACACTTTACGTGGTGAGGGCATTACACGTGCCGTGATGGCTGGACAGGTAAAACACAAGCAGATCTTTTCCAGTATTCGACCGGACTGGAGACTTGCGAAGCTGCTGCTGAGCCTGCGTACTCGCAACACTGACATGCTGCTGGGTGCGATCGCGAAGGTGCTTGGAGATGAGGGGATTGAATTGATCTCCTCGACGCAGTATCTTGAGCCGCTGTTGGCGAAGGCTGGGGTGCTGACTCGCCGGCAGCCCGATGGGGAAGAGCTGAAGGATATTGCGTACGGGCGAACTGTTGCGCAGGCTATCGCTACATACGATCTCGGGCAGACGGTGGTGGTCGCGGCGCAGGCTTGCGTTGCGGTGGAGGCGATGGAAGGGACCGACGCTACGATCTCTCGCGCGGGCGAGTTATTTCGCACACTCGATTCGGGGGGTGAGACGACTCTTCGTCGTGCTCTCACTGTCGTCAAAGTGGCCAAGCCCAATCAGGACATGCGCTTTGACGTACCCGTGGTGGGCGTTGCGACCATCGAGGCGATGAAGGCCGCGGGCGCCACCTGTCTCGCAGTTGAAGCGGAGAGAACCCTGATGTTCGATCCGGAAGCGATTCTGAAGACGGCGGATGAGGCCGGTATTTCCATTATCGCGAAGTAA
- a CDS encoding peroxiredoxin — translation MRKAVWIAAIIGVATACGIGIRAHAAPAADTIQAGAVAPNFTLPSQEDKPVSLTDYKGKWVVLYFYPKDQTTGCTIEAHNFQRDIAKYDAANAVVLGVSLDTVEGHKTWCSKDTFSFKLLADPDHKVVDMYGVPVKNYGVMKFANRETFLISPDGKVVKVWEKVDPNVHSTEVLAEISANKK, via the coding sequence ATGCGCAAAGCAGTTTGGATCGCAGCAATCATCGGCGTAGCAACAGCGTGCGGCATAGGCATCAGGGCCCATGCGGCGCCTGCGGCAGACACAATACAGGCTGGAGCCGTGGCGCCTAACTTTACCCTGCCCTCGCAGGAGGACAAGCCGGTTAGTCTGACCGACTACAAGGGGAAATGGGTTGTGCTGTACTTCTACCCTAAGGACCAGACCACCGGCTGCACCATTGAAGCGCACAACTTCCAACGCGACATCGCCAAGTATGACGCGGCGAACGCGGTGGTTCTTGGTGTGAGCCTGGATACGGTCGAAGGGCACAAGACCTGGTGCTCGAAGGATACGTTCAGCTTCAAGCTGCTCGCCGATCCGGATCACAAGGTCGTCGACATGTACGGCGTTCCGGTGAAGAACTATGGCGTGATGAAGTTCGCCAACCGCGAGACGTTCCTGATTTCGCCGGATGGCAAGGTCGTTAAGGTCTGGGAGAAGGTCGATCCGAACGTTCACAGCACGGAAGTTCTTGCTGAGATCAGCGCTAACAAGAAGTAG
- a CDS encoding transglycosylase SLT domain-containing protein — protein sequence MTLRDLVRTSALAVMCAPLVLLTGCPQEDAAAPGNVPVQATAPTITPPTSGDAATTSQPAQSTEQSVDSSAHAFKVQQLINSADAAYRSGVDNYRAGRLDAARLDFDSAVDLMLTSGMNLKTDPQLADEFDHLLNAVNSLEMAALKQGNGFSPKIEEAPLDTAEDLTFPADPELTAKLKAELQISSDLPLVINDQVAGYIGYFANSPSFHAHMLRSMERAGKYKTMILKALADNGVPQDLIYLAVAESGFQPQVLNAKSGAGGMWQFMPTGAYGLARNGYFDERFDPEKSSIAYAKYMKTLYNQFGDWYLAMAAYDWGPGNVQRAVQRTGYADFWELYRRNSLPKETRDYVPKILAAVIMAKNPEKYGLDKMVPDAPVVSDTVSVDYAIDLRLVADVTDSSLTEIVALNPSLLRMTTPHDTSFDLHIPVGTHDVFTERLKEIPEDKRSSWRFHVVRPGETLDGIATTLHAHASDIVAANGVALNDGVDTGDELVIPVTTAAAGARPQRYAMRRGDTLVTVADRFGVSVEDLRRWNHLSSKAVHPGTSLAVVEPVKLAPGTHVHGRGTRKRSGVHSASTSVHQGSTHSTSTHKNSKSGTSSASTKATSKKSSSEAELSSATKMKKKATR from the coding sequence ATGACATTAAGGGACTTGGTGCGAACTTCGGCACTCGCGGTGATGTGTGCTCCGCTGGTACTGCTGACCGGTTGTCCGCAGGAAGATGCCGCCGCGCCGGGTAATGTCCCGGTACAAGCAACAGCACCAACGATTACGCCTCCGACGAGCGGAGACGCAGCAACGACCAGCCAACCAGCCCAGTCCACCGAGCAGTCCGTCGATAGCTCAGCTCACGCCTTCAAAGTCCAGCAACTGATCAACTCCGCTGACGCCGCCTATCGCAGCGGTGTCGACAATTATCGCGCCGGTCGTCTCGATGCAGCACGGCTGGATTTCGACTCCGCAGTCGATCTCATGCTGACCAGCGGCATGAATCTGAAGACCGACCCCCAACTTGCCGACGAGTTCGATCATCTCCTCAACGCCGTGAACTCGCTCGAGATGGCTGCGCTCAAACAAGGCAACGGATTCTCTCCCAAGATTGAAGAGGCGCCCCTCGATACTGCCGAAGACCTCACCTTCCCGGCCGATCCCGAACTGACCGCGAAGTTGAAGGCCGAACTGCAGATCTCCTCCGATCTCCCTCTCGTCATCAACGACCAGGTCGCAGGCTACATCGGCTACTTCGCCAATTCGCCCTCCTTTCACGCCCACATGCTTCGCAGCATGGAGCGCGCCGGAAAATACAAGACGATGATACTGAAGGCGCTGGCAGACAACGGTGTGCCTCAGGATCTGATCTACCTCGCCGTGGCCGAGTCAGGCTTTCAACCGCAGGTGCTCAATGCAAAATCTGGAGCAGGCGGCATGTGGCAGTTCATGCCCACCGGCGCCTACGGTCTGGCGCGCAACGGCTACTTCGATGAGCGCTTCGATCCCGAAAAATCTTCGATCGCCTACGCGAAGTATATGAAGACCCTTTACAACCAGTTCGGCGACTGGTATCTCGCCATGGCCGCCTACGACTGGGGCCCCGGCAACGTCCAGCGCGCTGTGCAGCGAACCGGCTACGCCGACTTCTGGGAGCTCTACCGCCGCAACTCGCTGCCGAAGGAGACCAGGGACTACGTCCCCAAGATTCTCGCCGCCGTCATCATGGCGAAGAACCCCGAGAAGTATGGACTCGACAAGATGGTCCCCGACGCGCCCGTCGTCTCCGACACCGTGTCCGTCGACTATGCAATCGATCTACGTCTGGTAGCCGACGTCACCGACTCCTCTCTCACTGAGATCGTGGCCTTGAATCCCAGCCTCCTGCGAATGACGACGCCCCACGACACGTCGTTCGATCTGCACATCCCCGTTGGCACCCACGACGTCTTCACCGAGCGCCTCAAGGAGATTCCTGAAGACAAACGCAGCAGCTGGCGCTTTCACGTGGTACGCCCGGGCGAAACGCTCGACGGCATCGCAACCACCTTGCATGCCCATGCAAGCGACATCGTAGCTGCAAACGGCGTGGCTCTGAATGATGGCGTCGATACCGGAGACGAACTCGTCATACCGGTCACGACAGCCGCTGCGGGAGCACGGCCGCAGCGATACGCCATGCGTCGCGGCGACACGTTGGTCACCGTCGCCGATCGATTCGGCGTCTCGGTAGAAGATCTGCGGCGGTGGAATCATCTATCGTCCAAAGCCGTGCATCCCGGCACCTCCCTCGCAGTTGTCGAGCCGGTTAAGCTCGCGCCCGGCACACACGTGCATGGCAGAGGCACTCGAAAAAGGAGCGGCGTGCATTCTGCTTCGACCAGTGTTCATCAGGGTTCCACGCATTCAACCAGCACACACAAGAACTCGAAGTCCGGCACGTCCTCCGCTTCCACTAAGGCGACCAGTAAGAAGAGTTCAAGCGAAGCGGAGCTCAGCTCCGCCACCAAAATGAAAAAGAAAGCTACACGATAA
- a CDS encoding GAF domain-containing SpoIIE family protein phosphatase, producing MATNSPPIEAIRKIPPHVHSSSPFVQALMSAKAMMKFQRASQLITSSLDLEMLLERVVNDIADSIGCVEVSVWLRDPNGEEMVLNGVRGCTTYRKGSRLKIGERGMVGHVAATGVTRYAPDVTIDSYYLACELDTRSELTVPLMTCGEVIGVLCVDHQQANAFSDDEVLVLEALAGHIAVAIENARLFRNERLEREQMKREAAEARAVQQALFVKAVPLVCGFAFETAWNPAGSVAGDWFDLIDLGNELTGIVLADVSGKGMPAALLMSSTRAILRSLAKLDPSPGRTLMQLNQMLMEDFPTGKFVTMIYAVLDAQSREITIASAGHLRPLLINGECSFLDIDTGMPLGLGSTSYPEYKLTLHPGTQLLFYTDGITEAMNHVDEEYGAARLVQHFLQPSACVEGLIEEVQRFSHKSNHTDDATAVLIRSR from the coding sequence ATGGCGACCAACTCGCCTCCCATCGAGGCTATCCGCAAAATCCCTCCCCACGTTCACTCGTCCAGCCCCTTCGTGCAGGCCCTGATGAGCGCGAAGGCCATGATGAAGTTCCAGCGTGCCTCGCAACTCATTACCTCCAGTCTCGATCTGGAGATGTTGCTTGAGCGGGTGGTAAACGACATCGCGGATTCCATCGGCTGTGTCGAAGTCTCAGTCTGGCTGCGCGATCCGAACGGTGAGGAGATGGTGCTTAACGGCGTTCGAGGTTGCACCACTTACAGAAAAGGCTCTCGCCTGAAGATTGGCGAACGAGGCATGGTCGGCCATGTCGCCGCAACCGGTGTCACGCGCTATGCGCCGGACGTCACGATCGACTCCTATTACCTCGCGTGCGAACTGGACACCCGGTCAGAGTTGACGGTTCCACTCATGACCTGCGGTGAGGTCATCGGAGTACTCTGCGTAGACCACCAGCAGGCCAACGCCTTCTCCGACGACGAGGTGCTGGTATTGGAAGCCTTGGCCGGTCACATCGCCGTGGCGATCGAAAACGCAAGACTGTTCCGCAACGAACGCCTCGAGCGGGAACAAATGAAGCGCGAAGCAGCAGAGGCCCGCGCCGTTCAACAGGCGCTCTTCGTCAAGGCCGTCCCGCTGGTCTGCGGCTTTGCCTTTGAAACTGCGTGGAATCCGGCAGGATCAGTCGCAGGCGATTGGTTTGATCTCATCGATCTCGGCAACGAACTCACCGGAATCGTGCTGGCCGATGTGTCCGGCAAGGGCATGCCCGCCGCGCTGTTGATGTCTTCAACCCGCGCCATCCTGCGTTCGCTCGCAAAGCTCGATCCATCTCCAGGAAGAACTCTGATGCAGCTCAATCAAATGCTCATGGAAGATTTCCCGACAGGCAAATTCGTCACCATGATCTACGCCGTACTTGATGCCCAATCGCGTGAGATCACCATTGCCAGCGCCGGACATCTGCGTCCTCTGCTCATCAACGGCGAATGCTCCTTCCTCGATATCGACACCGGCATGCCGCTCGGGCTGGGGTCAACATCGTATCCCGAATACAAGCTCACACTTCATCCCGGCACTCAGCTCCTCTTCTATACCGATGGAATTACCGAGGCAATGAATCACGTCGACGAAGAGTACGGCGCTGCCCGGCTGGTCCAACACTTCCTGCAGCCCAGCGCTTGCGTAGAGGGATTGATTGAAGAGGTGCAGAGGTTCTCCCACAAGTCGAACCACACCGATGACGCAACCGCAGTCCTCATCCGAAGCCGGTAA